In one Nocardia tengchongensis genomic region, the following are encoded:
- a CDS encoding amidohydrolase: MNDLLLHGGRPWTPGAPLTVADILIRDGRIAAIGPALSADGVEAVDLAGALVLPGLVDAHCHLDKTMYGGPWVPNTGGRTLAGRIANGEGRRDELGLPSADYASNLLGAMVSGGTAHVRSHIDIDPEVGLRGVEAVRAAAARHADRVDVQLVAFPQGGLLSRPGTAELLEAALADGVEVIGGLDPAGYDGNPNGQLDVLFDLAEKYGAGIDIHLHDRGALGAWQYDLIAARTKATGLAGRVTISHAYAMGEVEPGEQRRIAESLAGAGVSMVTCAVGSSPVVPVRVMAAAGAGLALGNDGIRDLWTPYGDGDMLRRIMQVAFRDRLVADAEIELALAAGTYGGAALLGIEDYGLRVGAAADLFTVDAETPAAAVVSVPPRALVVKRGRVVARHGSLVSTGAGSKGTSAAERMSWQPFPPSSG; this comes from the coding sequence ATGAACGATCTCCTACTGCACGGCGGACGGCCCTGGACTCCCGGCGCCCCGCTCACCGTGGCCGACATCCTGATTCGCGACGGGCGGATCGCCGCGATCGGACCCGCGCTCAGCGCGGACGGCGTGGAGGCCGTGGATCTGGCCGGTGCACTGGTGCTTCCAGGACTGGTCGACGCGCACTGCCATCTCGACAAGACGATGTACGGCGGACCATGGGTGCCCAACACCGGAGGCCGCACGCTGGCCGGGCGGATCGCCAACGGTGAGGGCCGCCGCGACGAGCTGGGGCTGCCCAGCGCCGACTACGCGTCGAACCTGCTCGGAGCCATGGTGTCCGGGGGAACCGCGCACGTGCGCAGCCACATCGACATCGATCCGGAGGTGGGGTTGCGCGGGGTGGAAGCCGTGCGTGCGGCCGCCGCCCGGCACGCGGATCGCGTCGACGTGCAGCTCGTGGCGTTTCCGCAGGGCGGGCTGCTGTCCCGGCCCGGGACCGCCGAACTGCTGGAAGCGGCGTTGGCCGACGGGGTGGAGGTGATCGGCGGGCTGGATCCCGCCGGCTACGACGGGAATCCGAACGGGCAGCTCGATGTGCTGTTCGACCTCGCCGAGAAGTACGGCGCGGGCATCGATATCCATCTGCACGATCGCGGCGCGCTGGGCGCCTGGCAGTACGACCTGATCGCGGCGCGCACCAAGGCGACGGGGCTGGCGGGGCGGGTGACCATCAGCCACGCCTACGCGATGGGCGAGGTCGAGCCCGGTGAACAGCGCAGGATCGCGGAAAGCCTCGCCGGCGCAGGGGTTTCCATGGTGACCTGCGCGGTCGGCAGTTCACCGGTGGTGCCGGTGCGGGTGATGGCCGCGGCCGGGGCCGGGCTGGCGCTTGGGAACGACGGCATCCGGGACCTGTGGACGCCCTACGGTGACGGCGACATGCTGCGACGGATCATGCAGGTCGCGTTCCGGGATCGGCTGGTCGCCGATGCGGAGATCGAGCTGGCGCTGGCCGCGGGCACCTACGGCGGCGCGGCGTTGCTCGGAATCGAGGACTACGGGTTGCGCGTGGGAGCGGCTGCCGATCTGTTCACGGTGGACGCCGAAACACCCGCGGCAGCGGTGGTTTCCGTGCCCCCGCGTGCGCTGGTGGTCAAGCGTGGACGCGTGGTTGCACGGCACGGCTCGCTGGTCTCGACCGGCGCCGGGTCGAAGGGGACCTCGGCCGCCGAACGAATGTCCTGGCAGCCGTTCCCGCCATCCTCGGGGTAG
- a CDS encoding sulfite exporter TauE/SafE family protein, translating into MGAGICNAIAGGGSLLSFPALLATGLPPVTATVTNSVSVWPGYLGGAAALRKRLDEHRTLVPGLILTGVAGATGGVIALLAAPPKVFAALVPYLILAATALFAAQPLVSRKLSEHGADSRIRLFAGVFLGAAYGAYFNGGMGIVLLTALALGIDASITRLNGLKSLLTLTVSSTAVIAVALFGPVQWSAVAVLAPACLLGGVVGARIADRLRPGAFRAVVIVFGVGAGTAMLLS; encoded by the coding sequence GTGGGGGCCGGCATCTGCAACGCCATCGCCGGGGGAGGCAGCCTGCTCTCGTTCCCCGCGCTGCTGGCCACCGGGCTGCCGCCGGTCACCGCGACCGTCACCAACTCGGTCTCGGTGTGGCCCGGCTACCTCGGCGGGGCCGCGGCGCTGCGCAAGCGGCTCGACGAACATCGCACCCTGGTACCGGGGTTGATCCTCACCGGAGTCGCGGGCGCCACCGGTGGCGTAATCGCCCTGCTGGCCGCGCCGCCGAAAGTGTTCGCGGCGTTGGTGCCGTATCTGATTCTGGCCGCCACCGCGCTGTTCGCGGCGCAGCCGCTGGTGTCGCGCAAGCTCTCCGAGCACGGCGCGGACTCACGGATTCGGCTGTTCGCGGGCGTGTTCCTCGGTGCGGCCTACGGCGCGTACTTCAACGGCGGCATGGGAATCGTGCTGCTGACCGCGCTGGCCCTGGGCATCGACGCCTCGATCACCCGGCTCAACGGATTGAAAAGCCTGCTCACACTGACGGTTTCGAGTACGGCCGTGATCGCGGTCGCACTGTTCGGGCCGGTGCAGTGGTCGGCGGTCGCGGTACTGGCTCCGGCCTGCCTGCTGGGCGGGGTCGTCGGCGCGCGGATCGCGGACCGGCTGCGGCCGGGCGCTTTCCGGGCGGTGGTGATCGTGTTCGGCGTCGGCGCGGGCACGGCCATGCTGCTGTCCTGA
- a CDS encoding GntR family transcriptional regulator: MTSTAGRMTPHQLCRAIRDDIIRGAYAPGQRLTEDALAEHYGVSRVPVREALRTLEAEGFASSRPYAGVFVAALTEDEAADLLEIRARLEPLCASRAAVRRTPEQLGRLKELTALGQDAVRAGRLDELARLNSRFHEVLAEASGSTLLAQLIMQLSWKIAWVYSVELPRRASDSWHEHEQICAALEAGDPERAGAVVTAHIAHAASAYRFRQRTEDTAPQDGSASRAS; the protein is encoded by the coding sequence GTGACCAGTACCGCCGGGCGCATGACACCGCACCAGCTGTGTCGCGCCATCCGCGACGACATCATCCGCGGCGCATACGCCCCCGGCCAGCGACTCACCGAGGATGCGCTGGCCGAGCATTACGGGGTGTCGCGCGTTCCCGTCCGGGAAGCGTTGCGCACGCTGGAAGCCGAGGGTTTCGCCTCGTCACGCCCGTATGCGGGGGTCTTCGTGGCGGCCCTCACCGAGGACGAGGCCGCCGACCTGCTGGAGATCCGAGCCCGCCTGGAACCCCTGTGCGCCTCGCGTGCCGCGGTCCGCCGCACCCCCGAGCAGCTCGGCCGGCTCAAGGAACTCACCGCTCTCGGCCAGGATGCCGTCCGGGCGGGCCGCCTCGACGAGCTGGCCCGCCTCAACAGTCGTTTCCACGAGGTGCTCGCCGAGGCGTCCGGCAGCACCTTGCTCGCGCAGCTGATCATGCAGCTGAGCTGGAAGATCGCCTGGGTCTACTCGGTCGAACTCCCCCGCCGCGCCAGCGATTCCTGGCACGAGCACGAACAGATCTGCGCGGCCCTGGAGGCGGGAGACCCCGAGCGCGCGGGCGCCGTCGTCACTGCCCACATCGCGCACGCGGCCTCCGCGTACCGGTTCCGGCAGCGCACCGAAGACACTGCGCCGCAGGACGGTTCGGCGTCGCGCGCTTCGTAA
- a CDS encoding amidohydrolase family protein — MDLVLRAARIADDTDLVDIAIAGGVIVAIGHRLPERGADEIDCAGRVVIPGLVEAHLHLDKALLDSEKSNPDGTLAGAISVTAELKRGFTVPAIRDRARRVLDMAITNGTTAIRAHPDVDPIVGLRGVTALLDLREEYRDRLDLQIVAFPQEGILRSPGTLDLLRESLYAGADVLGGCAYNESTVDDSRRHVDLIFDLAAEFDVPLDIHADFADDACDPRYAMADYIAELTELTGRHGRVTLGHMTSLAGRSPADRARTLERLASAGISVVPLPATDMHLGGRSDAVNVRRGIAPVRELWEAGVTTAYSSNNVRNAFTPFGNADMLDIGLFLAQTGHLSGPEDLTRVLAMATTEAARTIGIADRYGVKVGACADLVVLSSYRLGDALLDRPDRNYVFKGGRVTARTTRTQELIGPGAKG, encoded by the coding sequence GTGGATCTGGTCTTGCGGGCCGCCCGCATCGCCGACGACACGGACCTGGTCGATATCGCGATCGCTGGGGGCGTGATCGTCGCGATCGGCCACCGGCTGCCCGAGCGCGGCGCCGACGAGATCGACTGCGCCGGGCGCGTAGTCATCCCCGGTCTCGTCGAAGCCCATCTCCACCTGGACAAAGCCCTGCTGGACTCCGAGAAGTCCAACCCCGACGGCACCCTCGCCGGGGCGATCAGCGTGACCGCCGAACTCAAGCGCGGCTTCACCGTCCCCGCCATACGCGACCGCGCCCGCCGCGTGCTCGACATGGCGATCACCAACGGCACCACCGCCATCCGCGCCCATCCCGACGTCGACCCGATCGTCGGACTCCGCGGCGTCACCGCCCTGCTCGACCTCCGCGAGGAGTACCGCGACCGCCTCGATCTCCAGATCGTCGCCTTCCCTCAGGAAGGAATCCTCCGGTCCCCCGGCACCCTGGATCTGCTCCGTGAAAGCCTCTACGCGGGTGCCGACGTCCTCGGCGGGTGCGCCTACAACGAGAGCACCGTCGACGACTCCCGTCGCCATGTCGACCTCATCTTCGACCTGGCCGCCGAATTCGATGTTCCCCTGGACATTCACGCCGACTTCGCCGACGACGCCTGCGATCCCCGCTACGCGATGGCCGACTACATCGCGGAACTCACCGAGCTCACCGGACGCCATGGGCGGGTCACGCTGGGGCACATGACGTCTCTCGCCGGCCGTTCGCCTGCTGACCGGGCTCGCACCCTTGAACGTCTGGCGTCTGCGGGGATCTCGGTCGTTCCGCTGCCTGCCACCGATATGCATCTTGGTGGGCGATCTGATGCCGTCAATGTGCGCCGGGGTATCGCGCCCGTTCGTGAGCTTTGGGAAGCGGGGGTTACTACCGCGTACTCGTCCAATAACGTTCGGAATGCCTTCACTCCGTTTGGGAATGCTGACATGCTCGATATCGGGTTGTTTCTGGCTCAGACCGGGCATCTGTCGGGGCCGGAGGATTTGACTCGTGTTCTTGCGATGGCTACGACCGAAGCTGCGCGGACTATTGGGATCGCCGACAGGTACGGGGTGAAGGTGGGTGCGTGCGCGGATCTGGTTGTGCTATCCAGCTATCGGCTCGGGGACGCGCTGCTTGATCGGCCCGACAGGAACTATGTTTTCAAAGGCGGTCGGGTGACTGCTCGGACTACCCGGACGCAGGAACTGATTGGGCCTGGGGCCAAGGGCTAA
- a CDS encoding HNH endonuclease signature motif containing protein: MDSNGVTLDDCGIAELAAAVSTLSESVQNSTLTQFSDEDVVALMQQLEGCKRQLAALDTRLIIEAGERSLHARSGAGKMVPFLRHTLGLSRYDAALRVKVTHHCGEFFEPSGHLRPAVLPVMAEAFAAGDISRDHVRNIMDVMDHLPTDIPTEARTEAEEILVDYSREGWPDDLPKIGRDILARLDPDGKVVSDADRRRRRGITLCRPGVDGMSRIEGWITPELRACLDAVFAKLARPGMCNVEDPESPSASGGFIADSVLDAAAGRDRRDAGQRTHDALMALVQPGVNMRALGMHRGLPVEVVLTMSLTDLENGTGVATTNTGTQISINEALKMAEGTHPVIAVLDGDGMPLYLQRSRRTANRAQRLALIARDKGCTRPGCEQPASMCAAHHVTDWAKGGPTDIKNLTLACDHCHALVNDGPDGWKTVVMGKDSPHRGRTGWIAPKSVDPTGTPRVNDRHHVGQAIAAAIDSSCRKWRSRAA; the protein is encoded by the coding sequence ATGGATTCGAATGGGGTGACACTCGACGACTGCGGTATCGCTGAACTGGCGGCCGCGGTCTCGACCCTGAGCGAATCCGTTCAGAACTCCACGTTGACGCAGTTCTCCGATGAGGATGTCGTGGCGTTGATGCAGCAGCTCGAAGGCTGCAAGCGGCAACTGGCCGCATTGGATACGCGCCTGATCATCGAAGCTGGCGAGCGGTCGCTGCATGCACGTTCTGGTGCGGGGAAGATGGTGCCGTTTCTGCGCCACACCCTCGGCCTGTCGCGGTATGACGCGGCACTGCGCGTGAAGGTGACACACCACTGCGGGGAATTCTTCGAACCGAGCGGCCATCTCCGTCCTGCGGTGCTCCCTGTTATGGCGGAAGCGTTTGCCGCGGGGGATATTTCGCGGGATCACGTCCGCAACATCATGGATGTGATGGACCACCTCCCGACCGACATCCCCACCGAAGCACGTACGGAAGCCGAGGAGATCCTCGTCGACTACTCGCGTGAAGGCTGGCCCGATGATCTGCCGAAGATCGGCCGGGACATTCTGGCGCGGCTCGATCCCGATGGGAAGGTTGTTTCTGATGCCGACCGTCGGCGTCGGCGTGGGATCACCCTGTGCCGCCCCGGCGTGGATGGCATGTCACGGATCGAAGGGTGGATCACCCCGGAACTGCGTGCGTGCCTGGATGCTGTGTTCGCCAAGCTCGCCCGCCCGGGCATGTGCAACGTGGAGGACCCGGAAAGCCCTTCTGCGTCTGGTGGGTTCATCGCCGACAGCGTTCTCGACGCCGCCGCGGGCCGGGATCGGCGTGATGCCGGGCAGCGCACCCACGACGCGCTGATGGCTCTGGTGCAGCCGGGTGTGAACATGCGCGCGCTCGGCATGCACCGGGGCCTGCCGGTCGAGGTTGTTCTCACCATGAGCCTGACCGACCTCGAGAACGGGACCGGGGTGGCCACCACCAACACCGGCACCCAGATCTCCATCAACGAGGCACTGAAGATGGCCGAGGGAACCCACCCGGTGATCGCGGTCCTCGACGGGGACGGGATGCCGCTGTACCTGCAGCGGTCCCGCCGCACCGCCAACCGAGCCCAACGGCTCGCACTCATCGCCCGCGACAAGGGATGTACCCGTCCGGGTTGTGAACAACCCGCCTCGATGTGCGCCGCCCACCACGTCACCGATTGGGCCAAGGGCGGACCGACCGATATCAAGAACCTGACTCTGGCGTGCGATCACTGCCACGCGCTCGTCAATGACGGGCCCGATGGTTGGAAAACCGTTGTGATGGGCAAGGACTCACCCCATCGAGGCCGAACGGGGTGGATTGCACCGAAGAGTGTTGATCCCACCGGCACGCCGCGCGTGAACGATCGCCATCACGTGGGGCAGGCGATCGCGGCTGCGATCGATTCGAGTTGCCGAAAGTGGCGCTCACGGGCTGCGTGA
- a CDS encoding amidase family protein: protein MTAARAMPDPVADNRVWRERGTPLVPASGDGPLSGHTVAVKDLYAVAGYPLGGGVPEFLGEPEHVHAAVVSQLLASGADVAGIAHTDEFAYSITGGNGRYGMPINPAAPQRIPGGSSSGSAVAVAGGEATIGLGTDTAGSIRVPAAYQGLWGIRTSHGCISTTGVLPLAESFDTVGWITRDLETLRAVAECLLPEQDAAPAELVVDRSLCAVADDELAAVSLDAAARLGAVDHDMNADLDGWFSAFRVVQAFEAWRNHGEWITLHPGALESEVAQRFEVASTVTTEQANDARGVLREAADALRAALSGRILVLPTTATLAPPRTALAGALESGRARTLHLTCLASIVGGPAVSFPLPGVRGIPSGLCLVGAAGMDRSLLSTIAEKGCDTGHFGFPW, encoded by the coding sequence ATGACGGCGGCACGGGCGATGCCGGATCCGGTGGCTGACAACCGAGTATGGCGAGAGCGGGGTACGCCGCTGGTTCCCGCTTCGGGTGACGGTCCGCTTTCTGGTCATACCGTGGCGGTGAAGGACCTCTACGCGGTCGCCGGATATCCGCTGGGAGGTGGGGTTCCGGAGTTCTTGGGGGAGCCGGAGCATGTGCATGCCGCGGTCGTCTCTCAGCTGCTGGCGTCGGGAGCTGATGTCGCCGGGATCGCGCACACCGATGAATTCGCGTACAGCATCACGGGCGGCAACGGGCGCTACGGGATGCCGATCAATCCTGCTGCTCCGCAACGGATTCCGGGTGGATCATCCAGTGGCTCCGCCGTGGCGGTCGCAGGGGGTGAGGCCACGATCGGATTGGGAACCGACACTGCGGGATCTATTCGAGTACCTGCCGCCTACCAAGGGCTGTGGGGGATTCGGACCTCACACGGGTGTATCTCGACCACGGGGGTGCTGCCGCTGGCGGAGTCCTTCGACACCGTGGGATGGATCACCCGTGACCTGGAGACGCTGCGGGCTGTCGCCGAATGCCTGCTCCCCGAACAGGATGCGGCTCCGGCCGAGCTCGTGGTCGATCGCAGCCTGTGCGCGGTGGCCGACGACGAGCTTGCGGCCGTGAGCCTCGACGCGGCGGCTCGGCTCGGTGCTGTCGACCACGACATGAACGCCGACCTCGACGGCTGGTTCAGTGCCTTCCGGGTGGTCCAGGCCTTCGAGGCTTGGAGGAACCATGGTGAGTGGATCACGCTGCACCCCGGTGCGCTGGAATCCGAAGTGGCGCAGCGCTTCGAGGTGGCCTCGACGGTAACGACAGAACAAGCGAATGATGCGCGGGGAGTGCTGCGCGAAGCGGCGGATGCGCTTCGGGCCGCATTGAGCGGGCGGATCCTTGTGTTGCCGACCACCGCTACGCTGGCGCCGCCTCGGACGGCTTTGGCGGGGGCGTTGGAATCCGGGCGGGCGCGGACTTTGCATTTGACGTGTTTGGCTTCGATAGTTGGGGGGCCGGCGGTTAGTTTTCCATTGCCTGGGGTGCGGGGAATTCCGAGTGGTTTGTGTTTGGTTGGGGCGGCCGGTATGGATCGGAGTTTGCTCTCAACAATTGCTGAAAAGGGTTGCGATACTGGACATTTCGGGTTCCCATGGTGA
- a CDS encoding acetamidase/formamidase family protein codes for MTSIVRGFAPAFPVLQQGEGIGGADYLPVDPAAVLWGRLPRTGDRPVATIAPGATIVIDTVSHEGILDDQGSDPVAYFGRHGVERDQVLADAIDVAGTRRRDSLAGPHIITGPVAVAGAQPGDLLAIRIDALSMRAPYGVVSTRHARGVLANKVGFDGNYGQFCAVEERDGAWYGTMPMHPDRMRQASFPLNPFLGIIGVATDTDSRVSSVPPGLHGGNIDIRRLTAGATLFLPVQVPDALFYIGDPHFAQGNGEVALTALEAPLRATLTVDVIPAAQVSAGLGRGIGPFAASHGLLIPTGLSEDLNKALELCVRNAIELVVSLFDADPQHAYLYLSAAADFNISQAVDQVRGVHGEVRVADFAGHAATELAKHVLERA; via the coding sequence GTGACGTCGATCGTGCGGGGGTTCGCCCCGGCGTTTCCGGTACTGCAACAGGGTGAGGGAATCGGCGGCGCTGACTATCTGCCGGTCGATCCGGCGGCGGTGCTGTGGGGCCGCCTGCCCCGCACCGGCGACCGCCCCGTCGCGACCATCGCGCCGGGCGCGACCATCGTGATCGACACCGTCAGCCACGAAGGCATTCTCGACGACCAGGGCTCGGACCCGGTGGCGTACTTCGGGCGGCACGGCGTCGAACGCGACCAGGTCCTCGCCGACGCCATCGACGTGGCGGGAACCCGCCGCCGTGACTCGCTGGCCGGTCCGCACATCATCACCGGCCCAGTCGCGGTGGCCGGAGCGCAACCCGGAGACCTGCTCGCCATCCGCATCGACGCACTGTCCATGCGCGCGCCCTACGGCGTCGTATCCACTCGGCACGCGCGGGGTGTACTGGCGAACAAGGTCGGATTCGACGGCAACTACGGGCAGTTCTGTGCCGTCGAAGAGCGGGACGGGGCATGGTACGGAACGATGCCGATGCATCCGGATCGGATGCGGCAGGCCAGCTTTCCATTGAATCCGTTCCTGGGCATCATCGGTGTCGCGACGGACACGGACAGCCGGGTGTCCTCGGTGCCGCCGGGACTGCACGGAGGCAATATCGACATCCGGCGGTTGACGGCCGGGGCGACGCTGTTCCTGCCGGTGCAGGTGCCGGACGCGCTCTTCTACATAGGTGATCCCCACTTCGCCCAGGGGAATGGGGAAGTGGCGCTCACGGCTTTGGAAGCGCCGTTGCGGGCCACCTTGACGGTCGACGTCATTCCGGCCGCGCAGGTCTCGGCCGGACTCGGGCGGGGTATTGGGCCATTCGCGGCATCTCATGGGCTGCTGATTCCCACGGGCTTGAGTGAAGACCTGAACAAGGCGCTCGAGCTGTGTGTGCGCAACGCCATCGAGCTGGTGGTCTCGCTGTTCGACGCCGACCCGCAGCATGCGTACCTGTATCTCAGTGCCGCAGCGGATTTCAATATCTCGCAGGCTGTGGACCAGGTTCGGGGGGTGCATGGGGAAGTGCGGGTCGCGGACTTTGCCGGACATGCCGCCACCGAGCTGGCCAAGCACGTGCTCGAGCGGGCGTGA
- a CDS encoding FadR/GntR family transcriptional regulator: MTASIPPLRRRARSVSAEVAAHLEGLITSGELRAGDRLPPERELAASMSVSRSSLRQAMFELESKKLIERRQGRGSTVIDMPRRAGDLAGGLAELDIELGYATELRDLVEPRIAELAALRAVDSNLLSLDDVLTRSSDTLSPAESLRLDIEFHTLLAHAAQNPLLVTLCTMTTDWTRRTRTLSHRTRHARRLSLEGHHRIYAAVAAHDGAAAAAAMELHLREVREISGPPR, translated from the coding sequence GTGACGGCATCGATTCCGCCGCTCCGTCGGCGGGCACGCAGTGTCAGCGCGGAGGTGGCGGCGCACCTGGAGGGTTTGATCACCAGCGGTGAGCTTCGCGCGGGCGATCGGTTGCCGCCCGAGCGGGAACTGGCGGCGAGTATGAGCGTGTCTCGATCCTCCTTGCGCCAAGCCATGTTCGAGCTGGAATCCAAGAAGCTCATCGAACGCCGGCAGGGGCGGGGCAGCACCGTCATCGACATGCCGCGTCGCGCGGGCGATCTCGCGGGTGGGCTGGCGGAGCTCGATATCGAGCTCGGTTACGCCACCGAGTTGCGTGATCTGGTGGAGCCGCGCATCGCCGAACTGGCCGCGCTGCGGGCCGTCGACTCCAACCTGCTGTCCCTCGACGACGTACTGACCCGATCCAGCGACACCCTCTCCCCCGCCGAATCCCTGCGCCTCGACATCGAATTCCACACCCTGCTCGCGCATGCCGCACAGAACCCGCTGCTGGTCACGCTCTGCACGATGACCACCGACTGGACCCGCCGCACCCGCACCCTGTCCCATCGCACCCGGCACGCCCGTCGCCTGTCCTTGGAAGGACACCACCGCATCTACGCGGCCGTCGCGGCCCACGACGGCGCGGCCGCGGCGGCGGCGATGGAACTACACCTGCGCGAGGTCCGTGAGATCAGCGGTCCGCCGCGGTGA
- a CDS encoding GlxA family transcriptional regulator: MQSDGMQPHRIVVLALDGVYPFELGIPNRVFGTADGRYEVITCSLDGRPVRSNSDFDIAVAHDARALETADTVVIPPCDVVPILEHGLPQAVSSALASIRPGVRIVSICTGAIVVAAAGLLDDRPATTHWNFADRFQRTFPRIAVDPNVLYVDDGDILTSAGATAGVDLCLHLIRRDHGSEVANMVARRCVVPPWREGGQAQFIEQPVPPPSAAGTAAARQWALENLHRPLTMADLADRARMSGRTFARRFRDEVGMSPGRWLIRQRVFRARELLETTELSVDRIAGEVGFATGASLRQHLHEAIGVAPLAYRRTFRSGSPVTAADR; this comes from the coding sequence ATGCAATCGGACGGCATGCAGCCGCATCGCATCGTGGTACTGGCTCTCGACGGGGTGTATCCGTTCGAGCTCGGCATCCCGAACCGCGTGTTCGGGACGGCGGACGGACGCTACGAGGTGATCACCTGCTCGCTCGACGGGCGGCCGGTGCGCAGCAACTCGGACTTCGACATCGCGGTGGCGCATGACGCGCGGGCGCTGGAAACCGCGGACACCGTGGTGATTCCGCCGTGCGATGTCGTCCCGATCCTGGAACATGGCCTGCCGCAGGCTGTTTCGTCGGCGCTGGCGTCGATCCGGCCCGGGGTGCGGATCGTGTCGATCTGTACTGGTGCGATCGTGGTCGCCGCGGCCGGGCTGCTCGACGACCGGCCCGCCACCACGCACTGGAACTTCGCCGACCGGTTCCAGCGGACGTTCCCGAGAATCGCCGTCGACCCGAACGTGCTCTACGTCGACGACGGCGACATCCTGACTTCCGCCGGCGCCACCGCCGGAGTCGACCTGTGCCTGCACCTGATTCGCCGCGACCACGGCAGCGAGGTCGCCAATATGGTCGCCCGTCGCTGCGTGGTGCCGCCGTGGCGTGAGGGCGGTCAGGCTCAGTTCATCGAGCAGCCGGTGCCGCCGCCGTCGGCCGCGGGCACCGCCGCGGCGCGCCAATGGGCCCTGGAAAACCTGCACCGGCCGCTGACCATGGCCGATCTCGCCGACCGTGCGCGGATGAGCGGCCGCACCTTCGCCCGCCGCTTCCGCGACGAAGTGGGCATGAGCCCGGGCCGGTGGCTGATCCGGCAACGCGTGTTCCGGGCGCGCGAATTGCTGGAAACCACCGAGCTTTCGGTGGATCGGATCGCCGGCGAGGTCGGCTTCGCGACCGGGGCCTCGCTACGTCAGCACCTGCACGAGGCCATCGGTGTCGCGCCGCTCGCCTACCGCCGCACCTTCCGGAGCGGGTCGCCGGTCACCGCGGCGGACCGCTGA
- a CDS encoding NADP-dependent oxidoreductase, giving the protein MSDKDITVPTTMKAISQDVLGGPDVLHEVELPVPQPGPSEILVRVRATALNPTDWKHRATQGMFLPAPPFVLGWDVSGEVVAVGFGVTLFQPGDEVFGMLPYPHGHGAAAQYVTATARAFARKPANLDHIQAAALPLTSLTAYQAIVDTANVRAGQRVLIHAAAGGVGHVAVQIAKARGAYVIGTASAANHDFLRGIGADEVLDYRTTDFAETVRDIDMVLDPIDSEHALRSLRTLRPGGIVVLIRPTTTDQLHTEAERLRVRAVSLLVEADHEG; this is encoded by the coding sequence ATGAGCGACAAGGACATCACCGTTCCCACCACCATGAAGGCGATCAGCCAGGACGTGCTCGGCGGTCCCGACGTGCTGCACGAGGTGGAACTGCCGGTGCCGCAACCCGGTCCCAGCGAGATCCTGGTCCGGGTCCGCGCCACCGCCCTGAACCCGACCGACTGGAAGCATCGCGCGACCCAGGGCATGTTCCTCCCCGCGCCGCCCTTCGTGCTCGGCTGGGACGTCTCCGGCGAGGTCGTGGCCGTCGGCTTCGGCGTCACCCTCTTCCAACCGGGTGACGAGGTGTTCGGCATGCTCCCCTACCCGCACGGCCACGGTGCCGCCGCCCAGTACGTCACCGCCACCGCGCGCGCCTTCGCCCGCAAGCCCGCCAACCTCGACCACATCCAGGCCGCCGCCCTCCCGCTGACCTCGCTGACCGCCTACCAGGCCATCGTCGACACGGCGAATGTGCGAGCTGGGCAACGGGTTCTGATCCATGCCGCCGCCGGTGGCGTCGGCCATGTCGCGGTCCAGATCGCCAAGGCTCGCGGTGCGTACGTGATCGGCACCGCCAGCGCCGCCAATCACGACTTCCTGCGCGGCATCGGTGCCGACGAGGTGCTGGACTACCGGACCACCGATTTCGCCGAAACCGTCCGCGATATCGACATGGTGCTCGATCCGATCGACTCCGAGCACGCCCTCCGCTCACTGCGCACGCTGCGGCCCGGCGGCATCGTGGTCCTCATCCGCCCGACCACCACCGACCAGCTACACACCGAGGCCGAAAGGCTCCGCGTCCGAGCCGTTTCCCTGCTGGTCGAGGCAGACCATGAGGGATGA
- a CDS encoding zinc-binding dehydrogenase, whose product MNAIRELAESGALRPTIAGAFPLADAAKAHALGDTGRTVGKLVLTVD is encoded by the coding sequence ATGAACGCGATCCGGGAACTCGCCGAATCGGGCGCGCTGCGGCCCACGATCGCGGGCGCCTTCCCCCTCGCCGACGCCGCGAAGGCGCACGCCCTGGGCGACACCGGCCGCACGGTCGGCAAGCTGGTCCTCACCGTCGACTGA